One Methanothrix sp. DNA window includes the following coding sequences:
- a CDS encoding NAD(+)/NADH kinase produces MVPIRIGFVSRNDAESIRLAGSLIDHFRDRAEIFVEPELAEHLGLKGTPVGEMDVDFIVSIGGDGTILRTIHKMEDPRPVLGINMGTVGFLVDVEPKDAVRTIEHLLLGFEVDERTRIETLLRGERLPPATNEVALITSSPAKMLDFEIKVNGSPLERLRADGMIFATSTGSTAYAMSAGGPIVDPHLDAIVLVPVAPFKLSARPWVIRGDSVIEVDLKLPGKEALVVVDGQTMATVTHGDEIVMRRAERPARFVKASRDGFYEKVKAKLV; encoded by the coding sequence GTGGTACCCATTAGAATAGGCTTTGTCTCCAGGAACGATGCTGAATCGATAAGACTTGCAGGATCTCTCATAGACCACTTCAGGGACAGGGCTGAGATCTTCGTCGAGCCGGAGCTCGCAGAGCATCTGGGACTGAAGGGCACGCCGGTAGGGGAAATGGATGTTGATTTCATAGTTTCCATAGGCGGTGACGGTACGATCCTCAGGACGATACACAAGATGGAGGATCCCAGGCCGGTTCTCGGCATAAATATGGGTACTGTGGGGTTTCTCGTCGATGTCGAGCCTAAGGATGCGGTCAGGACCATAGAGCATCTGCTTCTCGGTTTTGAGGTTGATGAGAGGACCAGGATCGAGACACTGCTGCGGGGTGAGAGGCTCCCGCCAGCAACGAACGAGGTCGCGCTCATAACATCCAGTCCCGCGAAGATGCTCGATTTCGAGATAAAGGTCAACGGCTCTCCCCTTGAGAGGCTTCGCGCAGACGGCATGATATTCGCGACATCCACCGGATCCACAGCATATGCGATGTCTGCGGGCGGGCCCATAGTGGATCCGCATCTGGATGCGATAGTCCTGGTGCCCGTGGCTCCATTCAAGCTGTCAGCCCGGCCCTGGGTGATCCGCGGGGACAGCGTGATAGAGGTCGACCTGAAGCTCCCCGGAAAGGAGGCGCTGGTTGTGGTCGACGGACAGACGATGGCCACGGTCACGCACGGTGATGAGATAGTCATGCGGAGAGCTGAGAGGCCGGCGCGGTTCGTGAAGGCCAGCAGAGATGGGTTCTACGAGAAGGTAAAGGCAAAGCTCGTCTGA
- the hisD gene encoding histidinol dehydrogenase, whose product MIVKKLNELSSEDLKVLLSREIGIQDVLQRVNDIVMDVAENGDEALRRYTEQFDGVRIESFRVSEDEIEEAYDAVDESVLNALEIAAQNIYAFHDEERTKDLWLYQVAPGVVAGQKVVPLESVGAYVPGGRAAYPSSALMCVIPAKVAGVERVVVCTPPDRSGRIAPLTLAAADIAGADEIYKLGGAQAIAAMAIGTESIERVEKIVGPGNVYVTAAKMLVRGSVEIDFPAGPSEVLIVADSSADPEFIAADMIAQAEHDPSSIAVVVTTSEPLMRAVEAEISSQMERAERRDIVQASLERCAILFAESMDDAMAFSNAFAPEHLELMVRDPLDALNMVRSAGSVFLGHYTPVAAGDYATGTNHVLPTAGYAKIFSGLNIDAFTKKISIQSMTADGLESLADAIIKMAESEGLRAHAESVRIRMRR is encoded by the coding sequence ATGATCGTGAAGAAGCTGAACGAGCTGAGTTCAGAGGACCTGAAGGTTCTCCTTTCGAGAGAGATCGGAATACAGGACGTCCTGCAGAGGGTCAATGACATAGTGATGGACGTCGCAGAGAACGGCGATGAGGCTCTCAGGAGATACACGGAGCAGTTTGACGGGGTGCGAATCGAGAGCTTCAGGGTCTCAGAGGATGAGATTGAGGAAGCATACGATGCTGTTGATGAGTCCGTTCTCAATGCTCTTGAGATCGCAGCTCAGAACATCTATGCATTCCACGATGAGGAGCGCACAAAGGATCTCTGGCTCTACCAGGTCGCGCCCGGGGTCGTAGCAGGTCAGAAGGTCGTGCCGCTGGAGAGCGTCGGAGCTTACGTTCCCGGCGGTAGAGCCGCATATCCCAGCTCTGCGCTGATGTGCGTTATTCCCGCAAAGGTCGCGGGCGTTGAGAGGGTGGTCGTGTGCACGCCTCCGGACAGATCCGGCAGGATCGCCCCGCTAACGCTTGCAGCCGCGGATATCGCCGGAGCAGATGAGATCTACAAGCTTGGGGGAGCTCAGGCGATAGCCGCCATGGCGATAGGCACCGAGAGCATCGAGCGGGTTGAGAAGATAGTCGGGCCCGGTAACGTTTACGTCACCGCAGCGAAGATGCTCGTGAGGGGTAGCGTCGAGATAGATTTCCCAGCAGGCCCCTCAGAGGTTCTGATCGTAGCGGATTCATCTGCTGATCCTGAGTTCATAGCAGCGGACATGATCGCCCAGGCAGAGCACGATCCGTCATCCATAGCGGTCGTGGTCACGACCAGCGAGCCGTTGATGAGGGCGGTCGAGGCCGAGATCTCATCTCAGATGGAGAGGGCGGAGCGGAGGGACATAGTCCAGGCGAGCCTGGAGCGGTGTGCCATTCTCTTCGCAGAGAGCATGGACGATGCGATGGCGTTCTCGAATGCCTTCGCGCCGGAGCATCTGGAGCTGATGGTCAGGGATCCGCTGGATGCTCTGAACATGGTCAGAAGCGCTGGGTCTGTGTTTCTCGGGCACTACACTCCAGTCGCAGCTGGTGATTATGCAACAGGGACGAACCATGTGCTCCCCACAGCCGGCTATGCGAAGATCTTCTCAGGCCTGAACATAGATGCGTTCACGAAGAAGATATCCATACAGAGCATGACCGCTGATGGGCTTGAATCACTTGCTGATGCCATAATAAAGATGGCCGAGTCCGAGGGGCTGAGGGCACACGCGGAATCGGTGCGGATCCGGATGAGGAGATGA
- a CDS encoding NosD domain-containing protein: MKLHLCIMIVYVITFASLPATAVTVCGEGCDFSSVQEAINAAHAGDTIEVHSGIYFEHVYISKSLTLIGLDTGGGMPVIDAEGIGSAITISADNVTLSGFKVTNSGKCGCGNAGINVLSNNNTITDNVAQGNKYGIHCTGSRNTFMRNNIKDNEISMQDDGKDNVWDAKEES; this comes from the coding sequence ATGAAGCTGCATTTGTGCATCATGATCGTGTACGTTATCACCTTCGCCTCGCTTCCTGCCACGGCAGTGACAGTATGCGGAGAGGGATGCGATTTCTCGAGCGTGCAGGAGGCGATTAACGCTGCGCATGCTGGAGACACCATCGAGGTCCACAGCGGGATATACTTCGAGCATGTGTACATCTCGAAGAGCCTGACGCTTATCGGATTGGACACCGGTGGGGGGATGCCCGTGATAGACGCAGAGGGTATCGGCAGCGCAATAACGATAAGCGCAGACAATGTGACTCTGAGTGGTTTTAAGGTCACGAACTCCGGGAAATGCGGATGCGGGAACGCCGGCATAAATGTCCTCTCGAACAACAACACGATCACAGACAACGTAGCGCAGGGCAACAAGTACGGAATCCACTGCACCGGAAGCAGGAACACCTTCATGAGGAACAACATCAAAGACAACGAGATCAGCATGCAGGATGATGGCAAGGACAACGTGTGGGATGCGAAAGAGGAGAGCTGA
- a CDS encoding homoserine dehydrogenase — MREVRISLIGYGVVGHGVVDVIGRKRKMLRELGLDLKIVSITDHTGTLIEEDGISGEKVLAHKTLQEIANSEMSAKETIRSVNSELVVEVTPTNIVHGQPGLGHMEEALSNGKHVVTSNKGPLVVAYNKLKRLADDNGVMLKFEATVGGTMPLINLIERTLVGNTILGIRGIFNGTCNYILTRMADEQYPFSRALAEAQELGYAEADPTYDIEGVDTAAKIVILANAIFNMNVKYSDVQVRGITEITPEALALAKKHGYVIKLIGEVPALTVRPMLVPIKSPLAVGSTLNAAAIYTDLSGTITVTGLGAGGVETAAAILSDIVSIYRTKRVDAIF; from the coding sequence ATGAGAGAGGTCAGGATCTCGCTGATCGGCTACGGTGTCGTCGGTCACGGAGTTGTTGATGTCATCGGCAGGAAGCGCAAGATGCTCAGGGAGCTGGGACTGGATCTTAAGATCGTGAGCATCACAGATCACACAGGCACGCTGATTGAGGAGGATGGGATATCTGGGGAGAAGGTTCTCGCCCATAAGACCCTTCAGGAGATCGCGAACTCTGAGATGAGCGCGAAGGAGACCATAAGATCCGTGAACTCAGAGCTGGTGGTGGAGGTCACGCCGACGAACATAGTTCATGGACAGCCTGGCCTGGGCCACATGGAGGAGGCCCTCTCCAACGGAAAGCACGTGGTCACCTCAAACAAAGGCCCTCTTGTTGTTGCATACAATAAGCTGAAGCGTCTTGCCGATGATAACGGGGTGATGCTCAAGTTCGAGGCGACCGTCGGCGGCACCATGCCCCTGATCAATCTCATAGAGAGAACGCTCGTCGGGAACACCATTCTGGGGATACGCGGCATATTCAACGGCACATGCAACTACATCCTCACAAGGATGGCCGATGAGCAGTATCCGTTCAGCAGGGCCCTGGCTGAGGCGCAGGAGCTTGGATATGCTGAGGCAGATCCAACATACGATATAGAGGGCGTCGATACCGCTGCAAAGATAGTCATACTGGCTAACGCGATATTCAACATGAACGTTAAGTACAGCGATGTCCAGGTGAGGGGCATAACAGAGATCACGCCTGAGGCCCTTGCGCTTGCGAAGAAGCACGGCTATGTAATAAAGCTGATCGGCGAGGTGCCGGCGCTGACGGTCAGGCCGATGCTCGTGCCCATAAAAAGCCCGCTCGCTGTTGGCTCCACTCTAAACGCAGCTGCAATCTACACAGACCTCTCAGGGACGATAACGGTCACGGGTCTCGGGGCTGGGGGTGTGGAGACCGCAGCTGCGATACTGAGCGATATTGTGAGCATCTACAGGACAAAGCGGGTGGATGCGATATTCTGA
- a CDS encoding ATP-dependent DNA ligase — translation MTGFARFAELCERISQTSGSLEKTDILASFLSDLEPDDLRIVAGFVMGVVIPNTELGVGPSLLYESICRATGLSTEAIKELLRTTGDPGLVAYRAVERRKPLTLAAFSGSDGLDIKDVYQRFLSIARASGRGSQDIRVKNLQYLFSEASPLEAKYIARLAMEDMRIGVGEGLVRDAVAKAFGASKDDVERAYNLTNDLGLVAEHAKLGRLNELGISINRPIKMMLAQIGESIEASLAEGATAVEWKFDGARVQIHKDGGNVRIFSRRLEDVTSSLPEIREIVRDHVRAKTAILDGEAVATGEDGRPLPFQEILRRFRRKYGVASTAKRIPLSLHLFDIIYVDGVSLLDKPLEERRGVLVSVADPEIIAEQVVTNDVSRVEEIYREALAAGHEGVMLKNPASVYSPGKRGKNWLKIKPLMESLDLIVIGARWGEGKRANLLGSYRLACIDPDTGELKDVGWVATGITDEMLAELTEMFRELIVKESGMEVEVHPQIVFEVGYEEIQRSPNYSSGYALRFPRLIAVRDDKSPSEADTLERISEIYRLQRGRSKK, via the coding sequence ATGACAGGCTTCGCGAGATTCGCAGAGCTCTGCGAGCGGATATCACAGACATCAGGCTCCCTGGAGAAGACGGACATACTCGCCTCCTTTCTCTCAGATCTGGAGCCAGATGATCTGAGGATCGTGGCCGGCTTCGTCATGGGAGTCGTCATACCAAACACAGAGCTCGGCGTGGGCCCGAGCCTCCTCTACGAATCCATATGCAGGGCCACGGGTCTGAGCACAGAAGCGATAAAAGAGCTTCTCAGGACCACCGGAGATCCCGGGCTCGTCGCGTACAGAGCTGTTGAGAGGAGAAAACCGCTCACGCTTGCGGCCTTCTCCGGAAGTGATGGTCTGGATATAAAAGATGTATATCAGAGGTTTCTCTCGATAGCAAGGGCCTCCGGCAGGGGCAGCCAGGACATCAGGGTGAAGAACCTCCAGTACCTCTTCAGCGAGGCATCGCCGCTGGAGGCGAAGTATATAGCCAGACTTGCGATGGAGGACATGAGGATAGGCGTCGGCGAGGGTCTGGTACGGGATGCGGTAGCAAAGGCATTTGGAGCATCAAAGGATGATGTGGAGAGGGCGTACAACCTGACGAATGATCTCGGGCTGGTCGCAGAGCACGCGAAGCTCGGAAGGCTGAACGAGCTGGGCATAAGCATAAACCGCCCGATCAAGATGATGCTCGCACAGATCGGCGAGAGCATCGAGGCGTCGCTCGCAGAGGGCGCGACTGCTGTGGAATGGAAGTTCGATGGCGCCCGGGTCCAGATCCACAAGGATGGCGGAAACGTGAGAATATTTTCCAGAAGGCTGGAGGACGTCACATCATCCCTGCCCGAGATACGGGAGATCGTTAGAGACCATGTCAGGGCGAAAACAGCAATCCTCGATGGGGAGGCTGTGGCAACAGGCGAGGACGGGAGGCCGCTTCCGTTCCAGGAGATCCTGAGGAGGTTCCGCAGGAAGTATGGGGTCGCAAGTACAGCGAAGAGGATACCCCTGAGCCTGCACCTCTTCGACATAATTTATGTGGACGGGGTGAGCCTTCTGGATAAACCTCTGGAGGAGAGGCGTGGGGTTCTTGTCAGCGTGGCGGATCCTGAGATCATCGCTGAGCAGGTTGTGACGAACGATGTCTCAAGGGTGGAGGAGATCTACAGGGAGGCGCTTGCAGCCGGGCATGAGGGCGTGATGCTCAAGAATCCCGCATCTGTTTACTCTCCGGGGAAGAGGGGCAAGAACTGGCTCAAGATAAAGCCGCTTATGGAATCCCTGGATCTCATTGTGATCGGGGCTAGGTGGGGGGAGGGGAAGAGGGCGAACCTTCTCGGATCCTACAGGCTCGCGTGCATCGACCCTGATACAGGGGAGCTGAAGGACGTCGGCTGGGTCGCAACAGGGATCACGGATGAGATGCTCGCGGAGCTCACCGAGATGTTCCGGGAGCTGATAGTCAAGGAGAGCGGGATGGAGGTGGAGGTCCATCCGCAGATCGTATTCGAGGTCGGATACGAGGAGATCCAGAGGAGCCCGAACTACTCATCGGGCTACGCCCTGCGTTTCCCCAGGCTTATTGCGGTGAGGGATGACAAATCACCATCTGAGGCTGATACGCTGGAGAGGATCAGCGAGATATACCGGCTTCAGAGGGGCAGATCAAAAAAGTGA
- the ribC gene encoding riboflavin synthase, whose amino-acid sequence MKRIGIADTTFARYDMARAAIREIKKHASVEIVRYTVPGVKDLPVAAKRLIEEHRCDIVIALGMPGAAPIDKVCAHEASTGLIMAQLMTNRHIIEVFVHEDEAEDERALVRLAEKRAAEHALNAVRLLFRPEELTRMAGTGQRQGFEDAGPLDGESGTH is encoded by the coding sequence ATGAAACGCATAGGTATAGCAGATACCACATTTGCCAGGTATGACATGGCCAGGGCCGCGATTCGCGAGATAAAGAAGCACGCGTCCGTGGAGATAGTAAGGTACACTGTTCCGGGCGTGAAGGATCTCCCCGTGGCTGCAAAGCGGCTCATCGAGGAGCACAGGTGCGACATTGTCATCGCACTGGGTATGCCCGGCGCTGCGCCCATCGACAAGGTCTGCGCTCATGAGGCATCGACAGGCCTTATAATGGCCCAGCTCATGACGAACAGGCATATCATAGAGGTTTTCGTACATGAGGACGAGGCTGAGGACGAGCGCGCTCTGGTCAGGCTTGCTGAGAAAAGGGCGGCGGAGCACGCGCTGAACGCGGTCAGGCTGCTCTTCAGGCCGGAGGAGCTGACCAGGATGGCGGGCACAGGCCAGAGGCAGGGATTCGAGGACGCAGGCCCCCTCGATGGGGAGAGCGGAACGCACTGA
- a CDS encoding uridylate kinase: MPMRFYVVKLGGSLIGCAKEIVRRLCILAESGYGFLVVPGGGPMADLVRELYARGMVSDEAAHWMAVLAMEEYAYLLADGTGAELVDDPSPSQGLRILRPYRYLLEDDRGLEHSWDYTSDSIAALVACRLGSDMIKVTDVDGVLISGKLVPYVRASELMGFLSCMDQGSLRIIDSCGIRCFVLNGSSPDELIAMVEELPERCRGTVICSRSLECC; the protein is encoded by the coding sequence ATGCCCATGCGCTTTTATGTTGTGAAGCTCGGCGGAAGTCTGATCGGATGCGCGAAGGAAATTGTCCGGAGGCTCTGCATTCTCGCTGAGAGCGGGTACGGTTTTCTGGTGGTTCCAGGAGGCGGCCCTATGGCGGATCTTGTGAGGGAGCTCTACGCCAGGGGCATGGTGAGCGACGAAGCTGCCCACTGGATGGCGGTTCTCGCGATGGAGGAGTACGCCTATCTCCTGGCAGACGGGACCGGCGCTGAGCTCGTGGATGATCCATCTCCATCGCAGGGTCTGCGGATCCTGAGGCCGTACAGGTATCTACTTGAGGACGACCGGGGGCTGGAGCACAGCTGGGACTACACATCAGACTCCATCGCTGCTCTTGTTGCATGCCGGCTAGGCTCGGACATGATAAAGGTGACAGATGTCGATGGGGTTCTGATTTCAGGGAAGCTTGTGCCTTATGTGAGAGCATCTGAGCTCATGGGGTTTCTTAGCTGCATGGATCAGGGCTCTCTGAGGATAATCGACTCCTGTGGGATAAGATGCTTCGTTCTCAACGGATCCTCTCCCGATGAACTCATCGCGATGGTGGAGGAGCTGCCTGAGAGGTGCCGCGGGACTGTGATCTGTAGCAGGTCGCTGGAGTGTTGCTGA
- a CDS encoding DUF2124 domain-containing protein, giving the protein MEKVQDVKGLGGMLNGFRDMVKEYESITFIGSPGFCTPFALFLGYPVREKRLAFVPGLSADRTRRVIATEYGMELGDRCSPDADVLVVLGGMAMPKIGVSIEEMKQLLSRIPHKSVMGVCFMGIFEKAGWCDRIEFDYVMNTIIEGDIAKR; this is encoded by the coding sequence ATGGAGAAGGTACAGGATGTCAAAGGGCTTGGTGGAATGCTGAATGGCTTCAGGGACATGGTGAAGGAGTACGAGAGCATCACGTTCATAGGCTCTCCTGGATTCTGCACGCCGTTTGCGCTCTTCCTTGGATATCCTGTGAGGGAGAAGAGGCTGGCATTCGTGCCCGGGCTGAGCGCGGACAGGACGCGCAGGGTCATAGCCACCGAGTACGGAATGGAGCTGGGAGACAGATGCTCCCCTGATGCGGATGTCCTCGTCGTCCTTGGTGGAATGGCGATGCCGAAGATCGGCGTCAGCATCGAGGAGATGAAGCAACTTCTCAGCAGAATCCCTCACAAAAGCGTCATGGGCGTTTGCTTCATGGGGATATTCGAGAAGGCCGGATGGTGCGACCGCATAGAGTTTGATTACGTGATGAACACCATCATAGAGGGCGATATAGCAAAAAGATGA
- a CDS encoding amino acid-binding protein codes for MRLSMELELQDVPGQLLLALQPIKDARGNIISVVHHRDRKTPRGTVPVRLIVEMDRSKLDGVKRELEKSGIVVVRAGEERFIEEVSVILVGHVLDSDLGDTVSRIDSTGYAEVMDLSLSMPGVDEPSSAYMKIRATGKEEMQRALKILRDVGAQKKLLVIEPVEDDL; via the coding sequence ATGCGACTTTCGATGGAGTTGGAGCTGCAGGACGTGCCGGGGCAACTGCTCCTAGCACTGCAACCCATAAAGGATGCAAGAGGGAACATAATCAGCGTTGTGCACCACAGGGACAGGAAGACACCCAGGGGCACAGTGCCTGTGAGGCTCATCGTTGAGATGGACAGATCGAAGCTGGATGGCGTCAAAAGAGAGCTGGAGAAGAGCGGGATCGTCGTTGTGCGCGCAGGTGAGGAGCGGTTCATAGAGGAGGTCTCGGTGATACTTGTCGGCCATGTTCTCGACAGCGATCTCGGCGATACTGTTAGCAGGATCGACTCGACAGGGTATGCAGAGGTCATGGACCTCTCCCTCTCCATGCCTGGCGTTGATGAGCCATCCTCGGCGTACATGAAGATCAGGGCCACAGGAAAGGAGGAGATGCAGAGGGCTCTGAAGATCCTGCGTGATGTTGGAGCTCAGAAGAAGCTGCTCGTGATAGAGCCGGTGGAGGACGATCTATGA
- the htpX gene encoding zinc metalloprotease HtpX — protein sequence MVRWSADRGLQARMLLTMFLLAAVYLIFINVIMAMGVGIQGVVLIMGIFLFIQYFYSDKIALASVGARIVSESEAPELHELVGRLCAIAGLPKPRIAVVRTDIPNAFATGRSQSSSVVAVTTGLLRRLDKSELEAVLAHELSHIKNRDVAVMTIASFLSTVASVIVQNIFFLGDRRDRESGSLVAVWLVSLIVWIVSFILIRALSRYREFSADRGAAIITGRPSALVSALMKISGTMARIPREDLRRVEGMNAFFIIPTGAIANLLSTHPPIEARIAALERLEREIL from the coding sequence ATGGTACGATGGAGCGCTGATCGGGGCCTGCAGGCGAGGATGCTTCTGACGATGTTCCTGCTCGCAGCTGTGTACCTGATATTCATCAACGTCATAATGGCCATGGGTGTTGGTATACAGGGTGTCGTCCTGATAATGGGCATATTCCTCTTCATCCAGTACTTCTACTCTGACAAGATAGCCCTGGCCAGTGTCGGCGCGCGGATCGTCTCTGAGAGCGAGGCTCCGGAGCTTCACGAGCTTGTGGGCAGGCTCTGCGCCATAGCAGGTCTCCCAAAGCCCAGGATAGCGGTCGTCCGCACAGATATACCCAATGCATTCGCCACCGGCCGGAGCCAGTCAAGCTCAGTGGTCGCAGTCACCACCGGTCTTCTCAGAAGGCTTGATAAAAGCGAGCTGGAGGCTGTTCTCGCACACGAGCTATCACACATCAAAAACAGAGATGTGGCGGTGATGACGATCGCGAGCTTCCTCTCGACAGTGGCATCTGTGATAGTCCAGAACATATTCTTCCTAGGCGACAGGCGTGACCGGGAGTCGGGCAGCCTCGTCGCGGTGTGGCTTGTCTCTCTGATAGTGTGGATCGTGAGCTTCATACTCATAAGAGCGCTATCCAGGTACAGGGAGTTCTCTGCTGACAGGGGCGCAGCGATAATCACAGGAAGACCATCGGCTCTTGTATCTGCCCTCATGAAGATCAGCGGAACCATGGCCAGGATTCCGAGAGAGGATCTCAGGAGGGTCGAGGGTATGAACGCGTTCTTCATAATTCCCACGGGCGCAATAGCGAACCTGCTGTCAACACATCCACCAATCGAGGCTAGAATAGCGGCTCTCGAGCGCCTTGAGAGGGAGATCCTCTGA
- a CDS encoding PspA/IM30 family protein: MGLLDRMGTIVKSKMSRIMDRMEDPREVLDYSYEKQLELLQNVKRGIAEVATSKKRLELQRARLAQSAEQLEGKARDALSSGREDLARQALERKVSLQNQIEILDSQIAELDREEQKLIAVETRLSTKIETLRARKEAIKAQYSAAEAQVKVTESVTGISEELADVGLAIQRAEEKTEGMKARAAALDDLLEKGVLEDYTGGDALDRELSKVKTSSAVEAELARLRGETK, translated from the coding sequence ATGGGTCTTTTAGATCGGATGGGAACGATTGTTAAATCGAAGATGAGCAGGATAATGGACAGGATGGAGGATCCGAGAGAGGTGCTGGATTACTCCTATGAAAAGCAGCTCGAGCTGCTCCAGAACGTCAAGAGGGGCATCGCAGAGGTCGCCACATCAAAGAAGCGCCTGGAGCTCCAGCGCGCCAGGCTTGCGCAGAGCGCGGAGCAGCTCGAAGGGAAGGCGCGCGACGCCCTGAGCTCCGGAAGGGAGGATCTCGCAAGGCAGGCGCTTGAGAGAAAGGTATCCCTGCAGAACCAGATCGAGATCCTGGATTCGCAGATCGCTGAGCTGGACCGCGAGGAGCAGAAGCTCATCGCTGTAGAGACGCGCCTCTCGACGAAGATAGAGACGCTTCGCGCAAGGAAGGAGGCGATAAAGGCGCAGTACTCAGCTGCGGAGGCACAGGTGAAGGTGACCGAGTCTGTGACTGGCATAAGCGAGGAGCTCGCGGACGTCGGCCTTGCAATACAGCGCGCTGAGGAGAAGACCGAGGGGATGAAGGCCCGCGCTGCAGCTCTCGACGATCTCCTGGAAAAGGGGGTCCTCGAGGACTACACAGGCGGGGATGCACTGGATCGCGAGCTCTCTAAGGTGAAGACATCAAGCGCTGTGGAGGCGGAGCTGGCCAGGCTCAGGGGTGAGACGAAATGA
- a CDS encoding bifunctional fructose-bisphosphatase/inositol-phosphate phosphatase — translation MSLSSVGTSLKSLCDSMSDNVASAVSSIAGTSGAGSHIKIGADGTPTKAIDQIAEEAALSPLRKFGSGFRVLSEEMGESVIGEDPAYFIHLDPLDGTFNAIHGIPFYAVSIFISDGTTHLAYVRDLVRGTRYYAEPGSGAYREDSAVDRIKVSGTSSLRDFSISAYTMRPRTSRIVGVGDVVRRMRNLGAASLELCYVADGRLDAFIDLRGSLRVVDVIAGILIVEEAGGTVTDSLGEKLHLSRNMWERTDLIASNGLMHREILKLVEGGTH, via the coding sequence ATGAGCCTTTCATCAGTTGGCACCAGTCTGAAATCGCTCTGCGATTCGATGTCTGATAACGTCGCCTCTGCGGTGAGCAGCATAGCCGGAACATCGGGCGCCGGCTCACACATAAAGATTGGAGCTGATGGGACACCCACAAAGGCGATAGATCAGATCGCGGAGGAGGCGGCGCTCTCTCCTCTCAGGAAGTTCGGCAGCGGATTCAGGGTTCTGAGCGAGGAGATGGGGGAGAGCGTCATCGGAGAGGATCCAGCGTACTTCATCCATCTCGACCCGCTCGATGGCACATTCAACGCGATACACGGGATCCCATTTTACGCAGTTTCCATCTTCATAAGCGATGGCACAACGCATCTGGCATACGTGCGCGACCTTGTCAGGGGAACCAGGTACTACGCGGAGCCCGGGAGCGGAGCGTACCGTGAGGATTCTGCAGTGGATCGGATAAAGGTGTCAGGAACCTCAAGCCTCAGGGACTTCAGCATCTCCGCTTACACGATGCGGCCGAGGACATCTAGGATCGTGGGCGTTGGAGATGTTGTGAGAAGGATGAGAAACCTGGGGGCTGCATCGCTCGAGCTCTGTTACGTCGCAGACGGGAGGCTGGACGCCTTCATCGACCTCCGCGGCTCTCTCAGGGTCGTCGATGTGATCGCCGGGATCCTCATAGTAGAGGAGGCAGGGGGCACGGTCACAGATTCTCTCGGAGAGAAGCTCCACCTCAGCAGGAATATGTGGGAGAGGACGGACCTGATAGCTTCAAATGGTCTCATGCACAGAGAGATACTGAAGCTCGTAGAGGGTGGTACCCATTAG